A stretch of DNA from Mesotoga infera:
GCAGAATTCTCAGCTGGAAATGCCAGAGGAAGAACGGAGATAAAGGCGATCATGGGAGGCGCTTTCATCGGTCTAGGGATTGCACCAATAATTCTTCTTGGCTCCGCGATCGCTTTCATTTTTTTCAAGATCGTCTATTTGTTTATAGCTGCCACCCGTCTTCTGTCATTATTTGTGGAGCAGTCTTTTACACTGACTAATCTTATTATTCTCCTTGTTGAAGTCGCATTTGGGCTAATCATGGTTATTCCTGTCTGAAATCGAAAACCGGCGTGAGTCGGTTTTTTTATAAGAAGAACCTTTACCTTGAGACGTTGATTGGAATGGAGGAAAGGAAATTGAGAGAGGAAGATCTAAGAAAAGCAATAATGGAAGCATGGTCAAAGCGATTGAGGCTTTCACCAAACGTATTTGTCTCAAAAACTGAG
This window harbors:
- a CDS encoding DUF4345 domain-containing protein, with product AEFSAGNARGRTEIKAIMGGAFIGLGIAPIILLGSAIAFIFFKIVYLFIAATRLLSLFVEQSFTLTNLIILLVEVAFGLIMVIPV